Part of the Nicotiana tabacum cultivar K326 chromosome 20, ASM71507v2, whole genome shotgun sequence genome, GGAGATTGATTAGCCCGCATCGTAGTAGACTTCATCCTACTACTTTGGAGGCATTGATGTATGCTCGCACTTGGTTATGGAACGAGATAAATGGTAAGTAACTTTTTTACGATTTACTATGTTAATAATAGTATTCACTCTCTTATACTATTATACTTTTTTTTAGGTTCGTGTTCAAGCATTGATAGAGTTTCATGTCCGACGATacttgatgaagaagaagatccAGATGTTTCAGTTGCTTGATAACTGAAGGAAGTTGGAGATGCATTATTtctgatgaagaagaagatcccaatatttcaatttttgctttgttgtAACAGACTAATCAGAGTTCTCATTTAGTATTATTTCTGCTACGACTGGTTTGTGTATCTACTTTATTAAGATTTTCGTTTTCCATTTGCTAAGTTGGTGTCTGCATTTGTGTTTCTTTTAACTTGGTCACAAAAATAGTTTGTTGATCTAGTTATCTACTTTTTCATTAAACTTAAAAAATAGTGTGATTTTATCTTAGAATTCACTAAGCAGATATGTGGCTTATTTTTATCAATACTAATCCTTCTGAAAAGACTTGAACTGATGAACTCCATTGACCTTCTTGATAAAGATGTGTTATGTGTACATGGACTGAAAACTTCTACAGCATCTCTTCAAGCTGCTCGTTGTGCcagaaattctttttttttgtctgTTCCTCCTGGTTGCTGCATTATAAAGATTGACAAAATATTCAAAGAACAGCACAACTGAAATATGTATGGCGTTCAACAAAGACATATTTCCATGGTTCAGAAATCCACATAACTAGTCACCACATGACTAGTCATCACTGTCTATGTTACTTTATTTAAGTTTTTCTcaactaaatatttataaaacatacattaaaaatgacaaaaaaaaaaaagaattacagAAGTTGAGTGCAGGGAAGGGGAGCTATTCAATTATTCATGACATACGTTGGGAGCAATAGAAACTGGAATTTTACCTGGTTTATTGCAGAGTTCAAAGAAAATTACCTGATTTACTAGATcagattaaaaaatttaaaaaaaaatatatgcggGGCAGGGCGGGGCGGTTTTGCGCGGGGCGGGGCGgttaaaaacagaaaattttgttttatgGGGCGGGGCGGGGGGGGTTGGAGTCGTCGCGGGTGTGCGCGGGGTGCCCCGCAACCACACCGCACCGTTTGTCATAATGATACCACCCACACTGTATCTGACGCACGCAATTGATCATTGTACAAAGTCAGTGAACAGAGCTTAAATCTCATTACAGATATTCAGTCGATTGCCAAATATACCTTATAGCACAGTTTTAATGTTATCATAAACATCACCTGATTAAGTAAATCATCATACTACGGGATACCCCTAAAGTTGAATTCGAATCACATTTGGTCCTATTTAAGATTCTCCTCAAACAAAATGTCATTATCTAAAGTTTTTGGATCTATCTGTAAATTTGAAACTTTCTGTAACAAATTACTTTGTGAACAATGGCGTAGTTTAAAGAGTAAAGAACTTAGATTTAATAGGGGTGTATATATTTATCAAACCTACAAGctgattttgttttcttttatgttaTAATCCACCATAACCAAATCATGGACACTCTTTACCAGATATACGGTTACATATGGTCGAGAAATAAGAAATTGGTCTAGTAGAATAGCAAAATTTACTAAAAGTAGTACTATAGTAAATCTCTATGGAGTTTAAGGGCCTGTTTGTCCATAAGAATATTTTGGAATGAGTTTGGAAATTTAAATATAGtagtttcaccatttttcatgtaaaattGATTTTTCTTCGTAAAACTACAatattttttctaataaaataaatatatatatccaaaaaaaaaattaaatttcaaaTACTCATCTTAAACTTACCtccaatttcttttaaaaaatttaatagtATATACTccctccctccggtccaaaataagtgattttttaattgttttcacacatattaagaaactcaccttttaacattaattagcaatgaaattgatcatattaacatCTACTATCTCTTTACATAAACAatcctaacacatactccaataCTATTTACTTCAAGGttaatgtaggaaaaaaataattaatttattcttgaaatctgaaaaaattaattattttggaacataaaaaataactaaaaaattatttattatggaCAAGAGGGAGTAATTTTTTTGTGTCCAAACTACTAATAAATAGAGACATGGAGAGAACGTGTCCTACTGCCAGCAGCTCAAATCGTACCACAAACACTCCTACACCTCCATATGGGACAGACATATATAATCAGCATCTGCTGACCCTACTGTCACGTCTCCCCCCTCCCCCTCGAAATTTCCCTCTATACCCTTCAACCCCATTTCTGTCTTTTCACCCCTTCCTAACCAGTATCCCCCCTATATAACCCAGCCTCCCCCGTTCCCGTTTTCTCTCCTCAACAGCAAAAATATCAGTCAGTTCTCCTGTCAATCTTAGGGAGAAAATTTATCTTCATCTCTCGTTTCTACTGTCAATCTTTCAGCTTAATTTATGTTTATTTAGACTAGTACTATAATTTATGGGGTTTCCAGTAGGCTACACGGACCTATTTCTTCCAAAATTGCTCGTCCACATTCTTACAATTTTGGGTTACATTAGAAAGTTCATTTGCTCCCTTTTAACAATTCTGGGTCTTGGGGATTTTCTAGAACCCGAAATGTCGTTTCCAGCGCGGCCCGAATCTTGTTCGGAGCTCCAGTACTCCTTATCGGCGGTTCTAATCAGGGAGATTTTGCCAGTGGTCAAGTTTTCCGAACTAGTGGACCCACCCGAGAGCTGTGCGGTTTGCTTGTACGAGTTTAATGGGGAGGATGAGATCCGACGGCTCACAAATTGCCGTCACATATTTCATAGGAGTTGTGTGGACCGTTGGATGGACCATGATCAAAAGACTTGTCCGCTTTGTCGAACACCTATTATACCGGACAAAATGcaggaggtttttaatgagaggCTTTGGTTGGCGTCTGGGATTTCTGATTTTTGCGGCGATTTTTCTCCCATTATTGCCGGTTTATAGTACTtccatttttttgtgattttttttttggagggGTAGGATAGAGGTTGAGGTAAATTGACAATGTGAAATGCGTATAcaacaagagaaaaaaaaaggagagaatttGTATAGTATTCGATTTTAGGAATATGGATTGAAAGTTGATAATGCATATTCAAGAAATTAGAATATGCATACTGCAAATAGTCAATTGGTTGTGGTCAATTACAatctatttttagttttatgtgcaatttttcgaaaattatttatatttacttGTAAGAGATCTAAAAATATAGAAGACAATGACAATACAAATATATTTATGCATAATCATATGTTCttttaatattaaaattcatAGGATACTTTTACTGTATATATTATTACTCCTATCTCTTTCTAcagagaaaacaaaagaaagtgaCGATAATCTATTCATCGAGCTAAAGATGTATACGTGATTATTAGCCCGTTTGgccccgtttggccaagctgcaaaaatcagcttattttgagaagtgttttttttataagtgcttttctcaaaagtacttttggtgagaagcagtttgtgtttggctaattagtttgaaaagcacttttgagcagcaattagtgtttggccaagctttaaaaaactgcttctaagtgtatttttctcaaaagtgcttatcaaaaaagtgcttttggagagaaattacttttttctgattctccaaaactgtttctgcttctcttcaaaagcactttttttccttccagaagcttggccaaacacctcaaattgaggccaaaattgcttttgaccaaaaaaaacacttttggccaaaaataagcttggccaaacaggctatataGCTTCATTTCCAACAAAAACCACGCCTAAAATATTACGTAAATCCTTCTCAATGAGTAGTGATGATTTTAGATTAGTCATTCCGGTAAAGTCATAACCAAGTTTCTCGTACCATGACAGCTACTAAATTTCGTTCTCGCGTGACCTAAAATCCCAACCAATCAaagtcgtgatggctcctaataCTGCTCGCTAGATAAGTCAACACAACAgataatacaaaaagaaaaacaataattaTCTAACAATTGATCAATAACATACCATAAACAGCTATGTAATAACATAATAAAGTTCTAAAACTAACGACTAACGTAAATCACCCCAAAATTTAGTGTCACACGTATAGGAGCTTCTAGATCCAACCAAATACAAGGTTCTGAAAAAAATACAACACTATCCGAATAAAGTAGATAATGTACAATAGAGGTAAGTAGGAGTATATAAACAGAACCGAAAAACCGCACCAAACCAAAAAGTTAAACAAAACCGATTAAAAATCTAATAAGGTTTGATTTGATTTAGCTTGGTATTAAGTAAAACAAATCGAACCAAactgacatataaatatatactttTAACACTTTATAtagattttcttcaaaaaatatcTTAAGATATTTGAAATTCTCTTATgagatataatatttaatagacAATGAAGTGCTCCATTTTTGTTAACTTTAAATatgttgtatgatcactttcttatcaagtgttatagaaatttgtcaatctctttattttttcatattcatatatcaaaatctactagattcttatatctttttcgaatttgaagtggtatttgataattgaaaattaaatagtacatattgtcacacctcctttttccgcacccgcgagggtgcaagggagtttttccaattaaaggacaatcgagacgggattggtttatttatttcagagtcgccacttgggagatttagggtgtcccaagtcaccaattttaatcccgaatcgaggaaaagaatgactccatattacagtctgcgtaccagaaatccggataaggaattctgttaacccgggagaaggtgttaggcattcccgagttccgtggttctagcacggtcgctcaactgttatattcggcttgattgtctgattttatacaaatatgaacttatgtgcaaattttatcttttaaccgctttattattattgtttttaaaagaaatatgaacatcgcttaaaacacgtctttggactgcgttacatgaaatgcacccacaatccggaacacgttttatttgatgttttgggatttggattcgggtcacatgaaatgcacacccaggcttaagaaagtaaaatattaaacacgcgcctaaagagactatcgcgttattattttggggaagaccgtgaaattcactaaacggtccttccgaattctaattaaaccatacattttgtgagggccccgcaatctatacgttttatttggcgaggctcgtctcatttttatttttacaggataaacctacaatgactatattttctattaagttcgtctctaaactaaaagaaaatctcttaattatttacatgctgaaaaacgtaacttattagttattagtttacggctaatgcgaatggaaaattgcgatcgagtttgtacaaagaaaaactgctttcattttatattctgttattcaataatactagaacatgagattgaccataatatcaaaacagattaattattctccgtaatttaaactaacattattagatgaagaaagtatacatatgcaacctcattattcattaatcattcaactacatctttatacgaagaaagaaaaattatattcaaccacaaatctaaacaggaggaattcaacaggaacaaagcctgattaatatttcattttttgcttcaagccgagattgtacaaatgtgtacctggaaacagcagtacaagaacaaaagaaggagaagtcagcagcagtaataacacagcaacagcagattcagcaacatcgcaaaccagtacagtaggaatagcagaaaacccaggagactataaacgactccaagtatagtgaagaagtaaaaggcaggaaggttctgactatttcagatcttaagcgaggcaatgaagcagtaactattttttttcaacttcaaaactctccaaaatgaattctgcccctgtatattcagtgtatacaaaatgtatatcgggtgtatacttctcactccgccccctcttttttcttctctctatctagtttttcctctctttttttccacccttcttcctaaattttctcttctatttatagcaaaattttcaaaattttcagatttgttttttattattttattatttttttaattaaaagaaatcccacttacaaattgcttttatttttttagaaaaagaaatcccacctttatttacttttatttttaaaattccaactttaattactttatcttatttaaaattccactttttatttttttaaaagagaatctcactttatttaacttttctttaaaaaataaaccactatcttttctttttcttttaaaaatgctactttcaattactttaaattttttaaattttcagatatctttatatttattttttaattccaaccttcttttacttttaaattttttaaaactttttactttttttttaaaattttctacattcttttacatttttttatttttttattttttatttttttaaaatcatttccgaaattactatatatatatatatatatatatatatatatatatatatattttttaaaataaaaataataaataaaataaaatattttcggattttttttatatatataaaaaaacaaaaaataaaactattaatagtgataattcactttttatttttttatttttttttttggttttgttttgtgttggacaaaaatgaagaaggggtgttgggttaatggactgggtcgacccagttcgaaatggactgggtcgtagggaagattgggccattttttgggcctatagcttgaaattgaagaagaggcccaattccgactttctttatattttcgctctcttttcttcttttatttttctaaaactaaattataaaaatacttaaactattattaagaactaaattaagttataaaggcgcaaattaactcccaataacaatt contains:
- the LOC107817375 gene encoding brassinosteroid-responsive RING protein 1, with the protein product MGFPVGYTDLFLPKLLVHILTILGYIRKFICSLLTILGLGDFLEPEMSFPARPESCSELQYSLSAVLIREILPVVKFSELVDPPESCAVCLYEFNGEDEIRRLTNCRHIFHRSCVDRWMDHDQKTCPLCRTPIIPDKMQEVFNERLWLASGISDFCGDFSPIIAGL